From the genome of Sporichthyaceae bacterium:
CTCGGTGAGCAGATCCAACCCGAGGAACTGCAACTGGGCGAGCGCGAGGTGTTGGCGGCGGAGCAGCTCCACCACGTCGTGCTCGGGCAACTGCCACAGGTTCTCGAAGGTCTTGCGGACCTCGCACAGCGCGGACTCCAACTCCGCGAATGCCTGCACCGGCCCGGTGTCCATGAGACGAACCTACGCGGCACCACCGACAGTTCCGGACCTGAATTCTCATCCCCACAAGGAATCTGACAAAGGGTCAGTCAAAGATGATCACCGGCCGCCCCGACGTCGCGCTCCCGCCCCCACCGACCCGTCTCGACTTCGCGCACCCGCCCCCACCAGCCCGCACCGACCCCCGTGGCGCACCCGCCCCCACCTCCAGGCCGCCCTAACCCGCCACCAACCCGGGCGTAGAACCCCCCATCCTCCAGGCCGCACTAACCCGCCACCAACCCAGCCACAGAACCCCCACCCACCGGCCACATTCCGATAACGTCCAAACGATCTTGACCAGTACCCCGCGATGTTCTGACCACACCCGGCGCTGGCGTTAACCGCTTGGGAGGTGACACGCAACCGCCTCCGGGCATTGGATTTGATCATGGACGTCCGGCGCGCATTCGGCCTCCTGGGCCTCACCGGCCTCGTCGGCGCGATGCCGCTGTTCCTCTGCTCTGCACCCATCCGCCCCCCCGCCCACGCCCGGCCGAACGCGATCGCCCTGACCTCCGTCGCCCGGGCGCTCTACACAACACCCGACCTCCGCGCCCTACCCGACGTCACCGCCGACGTCCCCGTCGTCCAAGCCCAACCGCACCCCGACTGCCTGGTCCTGCGCTGCGTCGCCCTCACCTTCGACGACGGCCCCGGCCCCTACACCACGCGCCTGCTTGGCCTGCTCGCCGCGGCCAACGTACGCGCCACGTTCTTCCTCATCGGCGAATCCGCCCGGGACTTCCCCGACCAGGTACGCGCCGAGCAGGCGCAGGGCGAAGAGGTGGGCGACCACAGCTGGTCGCACCCTCAGCTCACCCACCTCGACGACCCGCAGGTCGCCGACCAGTTCAACCGCACCGCCGACGAGATCGCGTCCCTGGACGGACAGCGCCCGACCCTGATCCGCCCGCCGTACGGCGCAGTGGACGCCCGGGTGAACTCCGTGCTCGGCGACCAGGGTGCACCGGAAATCCTCTGGTCCGTGGACACCCTGGACTGGCTGCACCGCAACCCGGACTCGGTCTACGAGCGCGCCATGCACGACGTGCGGCCCGGCTCGATCATCCTCATGCACGACATCCACCCGACCACCGTCGACGCCGTGCCGCGCCTCATCGACGCACTGAAAAGTCAGGGGTACACCCTTGTGACGGTCAGTCAGCTATTCGGCGGCACCCTGGAGCCCGGTAAGCTCTACTTCGGCCGCGAAAAAGAATGGACTGAGCACAACCAGCCCGAGCAGACGCCATCGCCGGACCCGTCCATCGCCGCGGCACTGACTGAGTAGCTCACCCCACATTGCGGCCCGCGCCGCCGTCTCCGGGAACTCCTGAATACGCCGGGCGATCCCCGCGAGCGCCGCCCGGTCCTGTTCCTCGCGCACCGCGATGGAGAACTCGATATCGGTCACCACGTCCCACCGCGTGGATGTGCAACGGTGTCTGCGGCGTGCGCAGACCCGGGTCCACCTTGCCCAGCGGCAGCAGCGTTTCGAGGTGCATCCCGCCAGACTGTCAGGCCAGCTCGAGCGCCTCGGCCAGTGCCCGATGCCCGGCGGACAGCTCGTCGCCGAGCACCTGAATGCTCACGTGGTTCGCGCCCGCCTCGGTGTGCGCGCGTAGACCGGCGGCGACGGTCTTTGCGTCGCCGTGCAGGGCGAGGGCGTCGACCAGTCGATCCGAGCCGCCGTTGGCCAGATCGTCCTCGGTGAAGCCAATACGCAGCAGACTGCGCCGGTAGTTCACCAGTTGCAGGTAGAACTGGACGGTGGGTCGGGCCAGCGCGCGCGCTCGCTCCGGGTCGGTGTCCAGCACGACCTTGTGCTCGGGGGCGAGCAGCACGTTCGGGCCCACAATCTCCCGTGCCTCGGCGGTGTGCCGCGGCGTGGTCAGGTAGGGGTGGGCGCCCGCGGTGCGCTGGGCGGCCAACTTCAGCACCTTCGGCCCGAGCGCGGCCAGGCACATCCGGTCGGCCGGTACACCCTCGGCCGCGCAGCGCTCGAGGTACTCCACGGTGGTCTGGTACGGGTCGCGGAACTGCGAGGTCTTCTCGGGGTGCCCGATGCCTACGCCGAGCAGAAACCGGCCCGGGTGCTTGGCCTCCAGGCGGTGATACGACGCGGACGCGTCCTCGGCCGGCACGGCCCAGATGTTCACGATGCCGGTGGCCACCTTGATCCGCTCGGTGGCGTCGAGGATGTCCTCGACCTCGGTCAGCTTCGCCGCGGGTGATGCGCCCACCCAGATCGAGCCGAAGCCCAGTTGTTCCGCCTCGACCGCGACGTCCGGGGTCGCCTTCGCCGTGGACTGCCAGATGCCATAGCTGCCGAGATCCATGCCGCTCTCCTTTAGTTGCCGCTCCTACCCAACCAGCGGCAACACAAGGGGCTCAACTCGGATTCCGCACACGGTCAGGACTTCGGGCAGCCGCCGGTCTTGCCGTGCCCGCCGATCGAGCCGGTGTCGTAGTTCGCCCAGGCCCCGTTGTCGTTCTGTACGCACATGCTCCATTGCTTGGTCTTGGGGTCGAACTTGTACGAGGCCAGGGAGTCCGACGGGTCCATGTACAGCCCGCCCTGCGTCATGGACTTGGCCAGCCCGGCGAGGTCGGTGGGGTAGCCGTGCGCGGCGAAGTACCCCCCCAGCCTGGGCGCGACCTGGTTCACGTCGGCCATGGCGATGGCCTCGGCTGCCTCCGGCGACAGCGTGGCGGTCGCACCGGGCGCGGCGCCGGTGGTGCCCGACGGCTTCCCCGAGTCAGTGTTGGACTTCCCACCACCGCAACCGGCCAGCAGTGCGGTGGTGGTGGTGAGAACGAGAACGAGCGCGGAAGGCTTCACCGGACCATCGTCACCGATTTGCCGCGCTCAGATGACCGAATCG
Proteins encoded in this window:
- a CDS encoding polysaccharide deacetylase family protein, translating into MDVRRAFGLLGLTGLVGAMPLFLCSAPIRPPAHARPNAIALTSVARALYTTPDLRALPDVTADVPVVQAQPHPDCLVLRCVALTFDDGPGPYTTRLLGLLAAANVRATFFLIGESARDFPDQVRAEQAQGEEVGDHSWSHPQLTHLDDPQVADQFNRTADEIASLDGQRPTLIRPPYGAVDARVNSVLGDQGAPEILWSVDTLDWLHRNPDSVYERAMHDVRPGSIILMHDIHPTTVDAVPRLIDALKSQGYTLVTVSQLFGGTLEPGKLYFGREKEWTEHNQPEQTPSPDPSIAAALTE
- a CDS encoding LLM class F420-dependent oxidoreductase → MDLGSYGIWQSTAKATPDVAVEAEQLGFGSIWVGASPAAKLTEVEDILDATERIKVATGIVNIWAVPAEDASASYHRLEAKHPGRFLLGVGIGHPEKTSQFRDPYQTTVEYLERCAAEGVPADRMCLAALGPKVLKLAAQRTAGAHPYLTTPRHTAEAREIVGPNVLLAPEHKVVLDTDPERARALARPTVQFYLQLVNYRRSLLRIGFTEDDLANGGSDRLVDALALHGDAKTVAAGLRAHTEAGANHVSIQVLGDELSAGHRALAEALELA